The Terracoccus luteus genome includes a region encoding these proteins:
- a CDS encoding right-handed parallel beta-helix repeat-containing protein — MRNALVTAAALSLAFTVPSVATAPSASADPSPTDTIGGDTFERTVSGGWGSAVTGGTWVSSVPARTAVSSGQGRVYLDPGASVTQTLAAAAVDVRTTVGVKVDRIATAGNGVSAGVAGRVSPVGGYVANLRIGRSGVMSLAIVRMRSGTSDTILINDTQIAGTAAAGTSYTAQVDVIGTSPVIVRARAWPSSGTAPGWQVSASDNSESRITSAGGSALRSYLSASSSATALDYDNVAIQRLAEPATTTPTPTPVPATAAGSAVPGGTAYTVPSGAIFVSAAGSRSGSGTSGSPYGSLSYAIERAPSGSTIIMRGGSYRESTTVPFGKRLTIQSYPGEAVWMEGSSPVSGWQRSGSSWVVSGWNSIFDHRVSHSQGVDESNRFIDPAYPLAGYPDQVWVNGSALRQVGSVSAVVAGTFYVDEAGRRLYIGTDPSGRTVEASTRQQAMVIQGEGTTVRGIGVRRYANTFWMGGAISAQVNDITLENVMASDNATTGINGWGKRMRFNKITVNRAGALGLGLNRADGLILSSSLIQENNIERFKEAPVSGGAKLTTSRDVTVRGNIFERNTTAGLWFDESAYNLTITGNRVNNNGGTGIALEISSKIVVANNYFVNNGKSGVEVGDTNNVAVWNNTFSGNQLYTLRVYQDSRRSSDPVITFITKDVTYRNNVIAYGTGSCPFLVHDMQYRLTGQMMGVTAQGNAYWRASSTSPANLACWANGTAGLMSYKNLTTWRPGTGNDLGSTLNEGTSILTSAYQLTSAAASSTASVALPIPDSIAAVIGVAGGSRRLGAVSPIL; from the coding sequence GTGCGCAATGCCTTGGTGACGGCGGCGGCGCTCTCGCTCGCTTTCACCGTGCCCTCGGTTGCAACTGCACCCTCCGCCAGTGCGGACCCCTCACCGACGGACACCATCGGTGGTGACACCTTCGAACGCACTGTGTCTGGTGGGTGGGGCTCGGCCGTCACTGGTGGAACGTGGGTCAGCTCGGTGCCGGCCCGCACCGCTGTGTCCTCCGGGCAGGGCCGCGTGTACCTCGACCCCGGAGCGAGCGTTACGCAGACGCTGGCCGCCGCGGCCGTCGACGTGCGGACCACTGTCGGCGTCAAGGTCGACCGCATCGCCACTGCGGGGAACGGTGTCTCGGCCGGCGTCGCGGGAAGAGTGTCCCCCGTCGGTGGGTACGTCGCCAACCTTCGCATCGGCAGGAGCGGTGTCATGAGCCTCGCCATTGTCAGGATGCGCTCCGGTACCAGCGACACGATCCTCATCAACGACACCCAGATCGCCGGCACCGCCGCGGCCGGGACGTCGTACACCGCTCAGGTGGACGTTATCGGGACTTCGCCGGTGATCGTGAGGGCGCGAGCGTGGCCGAGCTCGGGCACTGCGCCCGGCTGGCAGGTGTCGGCCTCTGACAACAGCGAAAGCCGCATTACTTCGGCCGGAGGGTCCGCGCTCCGTTCCTATCTGTCTGCGTCCTCGTCCGCCACCGCCCTCGACTACGACAATGTCGCGATCCAGCGTCTTGCGGAGCCGGCCACGACGACACCCACGCCCACCCCGGTGCCCGCGACCGCAGCCGGGTCGGCGGTTCCGGGAGGTACGGCCTACACCGTGCCCAGCGGCGCCATCTTCGTCTCCGCAGCGGGTAGTCGCAGTGGTTCGGGCACGTCGGGGAGTCCGTACGGGAGCCTGTCCTACGCCATCGAGCGCGCCCCGTCGGGATCGACAATAATCATGCGTGGTGGCTCGTACCGCGAGTCCACCACCGTCCCCTTCGGCAAGCGTCTGACGATCCAGTCCTACCCGGGTGAAGCGGTCTGGATGGAAGGCAGCTCTCCCGTGTCCGGGTGGCAGAGGTCGGGCAGCTCATGGGTCGTGAGCGGCTGGAACTCGATCTTCGACCACAGGGTGTCCCACAGCCAAGGAGTGGACGAGTCCAATCGATTCATCGACCCGGCCTACCCCTTGGCCGGGTACCCGGACCAGGTCTGGGTCAATGGCTCTGCACTGCGCCAGGTGGGGTCCGTCTCTGCCGTCGTGGCCGGTACCTTCTACGTCGATGAGGCGGGCCGTCGTCTATACATCGGAACCGACCCGTCGGGTCGGACTGTCGAGGCGAGCACCAGGCAGCAGGCCATGGTCATCCAAGGGGAGGGGACGACGGTGCGCGGCATCGGTGTCCGCCGGTATGCCAACACCTTCTGGATGGGCGGCGCCATCAGCGCTCAGGTTAATGACATCACTCTCGAGAACGTCATGGCGAGCGACAACGCCACAACGGGCATCAACGGGTGGGGCAAGAGGATGCGGTTCAACAAGATCACGGTGAATCGGGCGGGCGCGCTCGGACTGGGTCTGAACAGGGCAGACGGCTTGATTCTGTCGAGTTCGCTGATCCAGGAGAACAACATTGAGCGCTTCAAGGAGGCACCCGTCTCAGGCGGGGCCAAGCTGACCACGAGTCGCGACGTCACGGTGCGCGGAAACATCTTCGAGCGCAACACCACAGCGGGCCTGTGGTTTGACGAGTCTGCCTACAACCTCACCATCACCGGCAACCGGGTCAACAACAACGGCGGTACTGGCATCGCCCTCGAGATCTCATCGAAGATCGTCGTTGCGAACAATTACTTCGTGAACAACGGCAAATCCGGGGTGGAGGTGGGTGACACCAACAACGTGGCGGTGTGGAACAACACCTTCTCCGGCAACCAGCTGTACACCCTGCGCGTATATCAGGACTCCCGCCGGAGCAGCGACCCGGTCATCACCTTCATCACCAAGGACGTCACCTACCGGAACAACGTCATCGCCTACGGCACCGGGAGTTGCCCGTTCCTCGTGCATGACATGCAGTACCGGTTGACGGGGCAGATGATGGGGGTCACCGCCCAGGGCAACGCCTACTGGAGGGCCAGTTCGACCAGCCCGGCCAACCTCGCCTGCTGGGCGAACGGGACCGCGGGGCTCATGAGCTATAAGAACCTGACCACGTGGCGGCCCGGCACTGGGAACGACCTCGGGTCGACCCTCAACGAGGGGACGTCGATCCTCACCAGCGCCTACCAGCTGACGTCGGCAGCCGCGAGCAGCACCGCCTCGGTCGCCCTGCCCATCCCCGACTCGATCGCCGCCGTCATCGGCGTCGCCGGGGGCAGCCGACGGCTCGGAGCGGTCTCGCCCATCCTCTGA
- a CDS encoding PKD domain-containing protein → MNSISTRARRALSAAVGLVLVAGGVVAMPSAAQADDVVPTPPAAEAPLPQPVSADALPTAQMNGVAWKQVIVGNTVYVGGNFTQARPAGSAPGTNTVARTHLMAYDITTGVMTSWAPVLNGQVKDLAASPDGKRLYATGSFTTVNGVNRYRVAAFDLPSGNLSSFAPGLNSAGQAIAATNTTVYLGGYFTNVNSSWRPRLAAVSAQTGAVLPFAPVIDDGTVSALVTAPDGQSVVAGGNFTSVAGSSTNGYGLGRFAADSGTVMALPVNSEVRNGGAESGITSLATDGTSFYGSGYHFGGGGNVEGSFSANWSDGSLRWLEDCHGDTYSVFPVGNVVYSASHKHYCGNSGGFPQASPKWDFYHSTATTNDVRGSNTRDIYGYPDHVGTPRPQFLTFFPRTDVGTFTGKSQAVWNVTGNDRYVAYGGEFPRVNGSAQQGLVRYATRSIAPNKQGPRNPGADLDPKAVSFSAGAARVSFTSTFDYDDSKLTYKLYRDSESSTPLFNDTIDTPFWKPVTKSITDAGMAAGSTHRYRLVVSDPYGNTTKTNWVSVTISDAALSPYVDSVLKDGASSLWRLGEADGSTGFDWAGASDLGLTGGFTRGADGAVPGNAATTFNGTDGTAGTQTPIPGPNVFSVEAWFKTTSTTGGKIIGFGDQKAGLSNNYDRHAYMDPQGRVTFGVYNGNTVTVTTPNALNDGQWHQVVGTMEATGVTLYVDGKRIGRNTGASSAQPYDGYWRVGGDRQWNGSEWFNGSIDDAAVYPNVLTLQQVQDHFQKSGRDLNLPTEPKDAYGKAVWASTPDLYWRLGESNGPTVQDSSVNDMPGTLTGGYGLGASGAVTGTANTAATFNGWDGGIFTNKLVANPTVYSEELWFKTTTNRGGKIIGFGCAQTGGSGCYDRHVWMKDDGTLTFGVWTGFENNISTSDRFNDGQWHHLVASQGPSGMALYVDGNLKGTNPQNTQQAYDGYWRVGGDTTWGGNSSNYFEGAIDEVAVYSSVLSDATVKAHFAAGGGQLPNQLPTAAFTPDVSGRDVVFDGSGSADPDGSIASYAWDFGDGVTSTEAKPTHRYTVSGKQTITLTVTDDRGGKATVTHDIDLNLAPQAKLTSQVSNLVVAFDGSGSSDTDGSVASYAWDFGDGQTSTEQKPSHTYPAAGSYDVTLVVKDDKGLASAAATGSVTVAPNKAPVAAFAASVDNLVAAFDGSGSSDTDGSVASYAWDFGDGQTSTEQKPTHTYAARGSYTVTLVVTDNQGLASAAVTKSISASPNAAPVASFSADVKNLVVGFDASASSDADGSVASYAWDFGDGETSTEQKPSHSYARSGSYTVTLTVKDDRGLTSTVTSKSVTVAANATPVASFTASPSNLVVAFDASASSDADGSVASYAWDFGDGDTATTVKPSHTYAAAGTYTVTLTVKDNQGLASDVVTKSVAVQGVTAWAQDGFGRTVASGWGTADTGGIWTLQGGNSYFAVNGGVGTLNIAQAGWSPKAQLQTVSRQDLEVKGSFSLDKIADGGGTYVSFTGRTGGFASEYRAKVWVKANGTVNLSTVALQSTETTVSSVNVAGLTVAAGDKLWVRFQMVGTGTTTLRAKIWKQGATEPTAWTTTGSNTTAQLQDAGGVGVSTSLSGSATTGASRVTVDDFWAGPLSGQQ, encoded by the coding sequence ATGAACTCGATCTCCACCCGGGCGCGTCGCGCCCTGTCTGCAGCCGTCGGCCTCGTGCTGGTCGCCGGAGGCGTCGTCGCGATGCCGTCGGCAGCCCAGGCGGACGACGTCGTGCCCACGCCGCCGGCCGCCGAGGCACCGCTGCCTCAGCCGGTCTCGGCCGACGCGCTCCCGACGGCACAGATGAACGGCGTGGCCTGGAAGCAGGTCATCGTCGGCAACACCGTCTACGTCGGCGGCAACTTCACGCAGGCCCGTCCCGCCGGTTCGGCGCCGGGCACGAACACCGTGGCGCGGACCCACCTCATGGCGTACGACATCACGACCGGTGTCATGACGTCATGGGCGCCCGTGCTGAACGGCCAGGTCAAGGACCTCGCCGCCTCGCCCGACGGCAAGCGCCTCTACGCCACGGGCTCCTTCACCACGGTCAACGGCGTAAACCGCTACCGCGTCGCTGCCTTCGACCTTCCCTCTGGCAACCTCAGCAGTTTTGCGCCGGGGCTCAACTCCGCCGGCCAGGCCATCGCTGCGACCAACACCACGGTGTACCTCGGTGGGTACTTCACGAACGTCAACAGTTCGTGGCGTCCGCGGCTGGCCGCGGTCAGCGCCCAGACCGGTGCGGTCCTGCCCTTCGCGCCCGTGATCGACGACGGAACTGTGAGTGCGCTGGTGACCGCACCTGATGGCCAGTCCGTCGTCGCGGGTGGCAACTTCACCAGCGTCGCCGGTTCGTCGACGAACGGCTACGGGCTCGGGCGCTTCGCCGCCGACAGCGGCACCGTGATGGCACTGCCGGTCAACTCCGAGGTCCGCAACGGCGGCGCGGAGTCGGGCATCACCAGCTTGGCCACCGACGGCACGAGCTTCTACGGCTCCGGCTACCACTTCGGTGGCGGCGGCAACGTCGAGGGCAGCTTCTCAGCCAACTGGTCGGACGGCTCGCTCCGCTGGCTCGAGGACTGCCACGGCGACACCTACAGCGTGTTTCCGGTCGGAAACGTCGTCTATTCAGCCAGCCACAAGCACTACTGCGGCAACAGCGGCGGGTTTCCGCAGGCCAGTCCTAAGTGGGACTTCTACCACTCGACGGCCACGACGAACGACGTCCGCGGCAGCAACACCCGGGACATCTACGGCTACCCGGACCACGTCGGGACCCCGCGGCCGCAGTTCCTCACCTTCTTCCCGCGGACCGACGTGGGCACCTTCACCGGGAAGTCACAAGCCGTCTGGAACGTGACGGGCAACGACCGCTACGTGGCCTACGGCGGAGAGTTCCCCCGGGTCAACGGCTCCGCTCAGCAGGGACTGGTGCGGTACGCGACGCGCTCCATCGCGCCCAACAAGCAGGGCCCGCGCAACCCGGGGGCAGATCTCGACCCGAAGGCGGTCTCCTTCTCCGCCGGCGCGGCCCGTGTGTCGTTCACGTCGACCTTCGACTACGACGACAGCAAGCTCACCTACAAGCTCTACCGCGACAGTGAGTCGTCGACCCCGCTCTTCAACGACACCATTGACACCCCGTTCTGGAAGCCCGTGACCAAGAGCATCACGGACGCGGGAATGGCGGCGGGCTCAACGCACCGCTACCGCCTGGTGGTCTCCGACCCCTACGGCAACACGACCAAGACGAACTGGGTCTCGGTCACCATCTCCGACGCGGCGCTGAGCCCCTACGTCGACTCCGTTCTCAAGGACGGCGCATCCAGCCTGTGGCGCCTGGGTGAGGCTGACGGCTCGACCGGTTTCGACTGGGCGGGTGCGTCCGACCTCGGTCTGACGGGAGGCTTCACGCGAGGCGCCGACGGCGCCGTCCCCGGCAACGCCGCGACGACCTTCAACGGCACCGACGGCACGGCCGGCACGCAGACGCCGATCCCCGGCCCGAACGTCTTCTCGGTCGAGGCCTGGTTCAAGACGACGTCGACGACCGGAGGCAAGATCATCGGCTTCGGTGACCAGAAGGCCGGTCTGAGTAACAACTACGACCGTCACGCCTACATGGACCCGCAGGGCCGTGTGACGTTCGGCGTCTACAACGGCAACACCGTCACGGTGACGACCCCCAACGCCCTCAACGACGGGCAGTGGCACCAGGTCGTCGGCACGATGGAAGCGACGGGCGTCACCCTCTACGTCGACGGCAAGCGCATTGGTCGCAACACCGGTGCCTCGTCCGCTCAGCCCTACGACGGGTACTGGCGCGTCGGTGGTGACCGTCAGTGGAACGGTTCCGAGTGGTTCAACGGCAGCATCGACGACGCCGCCGTGTACCCCAACGTGCTCACCCTGCAGCAGGTGCAGGACCACTTCCAGAAGAGCGGTCGCGACCTCAACTTGCCGACCGAGCCGAAGGACGCCTACGGCAAGGCCGTCTGGGCGAGCACGCCCGACCTCTACTGGCGCCTGGGTGAGTCCAACGGGCCCACGGTGCAGGACTCCTCCGTCAACGACATGCCGGGCACGCTGACCGGCGGCTACGGCCTCGGCGCATCCGGTGCCGTCACCGGGACGGCCAACACGGCCGCGACCTTCAACGGGTGGGACGGCGGGATCTTCACGAACAAGCTCGTGGCGAACCCCACCGTCTACAGCGAGGAGCTGTGGTTCAAGACCACGACCAACCGCGGCGGCAAGATCATCGGCTTCGGCTGCGCCCAGACCGGCGGGAGCGGCTGCTACGACCGTCACGTGTGGATGAAGGACGACGGGACCCTGACCTTCGGTGTGTGGACCGGCTTCGAGAACAACATCTCGACGTCCGACCGCTTCAACGACGGTCAGTGGCACCACCTCGTCGCCAGCCAGGGTCCCTCGGGCATGGCGCTGTACGTCGACGGCAACCTCAAGGGCACGAACCCGCAGAACACCCAGCAGGCGTACGACGGCTACTGGCGCGTCGGCGGCGACACCACGTGGGGCGGCAACTCGAGCAACTACTTCGAGGGTGCGATCGACGAGGTCGCGGTCTACTCCAGCGTCCTCAGCGACGCGACGGTCAAGGCGCACTTCGCTGCGGGCGGCGGTCAGCTGCCCAACCAGCTGCCGACGGCCGCGTTCACCCCGGACGTGTCCGGTCGCGACGTCGTCTTCGACGGGTCCGGCTCGGCCGACCCCGACGGCAGCATCGCCTCCTACGCCTGGGACTTCGGTGACGGCGTGACCTCGACCGAGGCCAAGCCCACCCACCGCTACACGGTCTCCGGGAAGCAGACCATCACCCTCACGGTCACCGACGACCGCGGCGGCAAGGCGACGGTCACGCACGACATCGACCTCAACCTCGCCCCGCAGGCGAAGCTGACCTCTCAGGTGAGCAACCTCGTCGTCGCCTTCGACGGCTCTGGCTCCTCCGACACCGACGGCTCCGTGGCGAGCTACGCCTGGGACTTCGGCGACGGGCAGACCTCGACGGAGCAGAAGCCCAGCCACACCTACCCGGCCGCCGGCTCCTACGACGTGACCCTCGTCGTCAAGGACGACAAGGGTCTCGCCTCGGCCGCAGCGACCGGCTCGGTCACGGTGGCCCCGAACAAGGCGCCCGTCGCCGCGTTCGCGGCGTCGGTCGACAACCTCGTCGCCGCGTTCGACGGCTCGGGTTCCTCCGACACCGACGGCTCCGTGGCGAGCTACGCCTGGGACTTCGGTGACGGGCAGACCTCGACGGAGCAGAAGCCGACGCACACGTACGCCGCTCGCGGGTCGTACACGGTGACGCTCGTCGTCACCGACAACCAGGGCCTCGCTTCGGCGGCGGTGACGAAGTCGATCAGCGCATCGCCCAACGCCGCGCCCGTGGCGTCCTTCTCGGCGGACGTCAAGAACCTCGTCGTCGGCTTCGACGCGTCGGCATCGTCCGACGCCGACGGCTCCGTGGCCAGCTACGCCTGGGACTTCGGTGACGGCGAGACCTCGACCGAGCAGAAGCCGAGCCACTCGTACGCCCGCAGTGGGTCGTACACCGTCACGCTGACGGTCAAGGACGACCGGGGCCTCACCTCCACGGTGACGAGCAAGTCCGTCACGGTGGCTGCGAACGCCACGCCCGTCGCCTCGTTCACCGCCTCGCCGAGCAACCTCGTCGTCGCCTTCGATGCGTCGGCCTCCTCCGACGCCGACGGCTCGGTGGCGAGCTACGCGTGGGACTTCGGTGACGGAGACACGGCCACGACGGTCAAGCCCAGCCACACCTACGCCGCGGCCGGTACGTACACGGTCACGCTCACGGTCAAGGACAACCAGGGCCTCGCCTCGGACGTCGTGACCAAGAGCGTGGCGGTGCAGGGCGTCACCGCCTGGGCGCAGGACGGCTTCGGCCGGACCGTCGCCTCCGGCTGGGGCACGGCCGACACCGGCGGCATCTGGACCCTCCAGGGTGGCAACTCCTACTTCGCCGTGAACGGCGGGGTGGGGACGCTGAACATCGCGCAGGCCGGCTGGTCGCCCAAGGCCCAGCTGCAGACCGTCTCGCGGCAAGACCTCGAGGTGAAGGGCAGCTTCTCGCTCGACAAGATCGCCGACGGCGGGGGGACGTACGTCTCCTTCACAGGACGGACGGGTGGCTTCGCCAGCGAGTACCGCGCAAAGGTCTGGGTCAAGGCCAACGGCACGGTCAACCTCAGCACGGTGGCGCTCCAGTCCACCGAGACGACGGTTTCGTCGGTCAACGTGGCTGGCCTGACGGTCGCAGCCGGGGACAAGCTGTGGGTCCGGTTCCAGATGGTCGGCACCGGCACCACGACTCTCCGGGCCAAAATCTGGAAGCAGGGTGCGACCGAACCGACGGCGTGGACGACCACTGGCAGCAACACGACCGCCCAGCTTCAGGATGCTGGCGGCGTTGGGGTCTCGACGAGCCTGAGTGGTTCCGCCACGACCGGAGCCTCACGGGTCACGGTGGATGACTTCTGGGCCGGACCGCTCAGCGGCCAGCAGTAA
- a CDS encoding WecB/TagA/CpsF family glycosyltransferase yields MERDLDLSFPPAHGATLSDDDAPSTWTPPTRPTKHGIRTSPRTRQLLGSRSAAAAAGVWRHRPAHEPQSLPRPAPSGDDPAEPAGSELRPPLRWARATVTVAGFDVHLRAYDGVVDEIGEASVRRFGPVMAVASANLDHVYHFGRGGLAAPRAMADTGVLTWLTLLDGIPIVAVVRGRTGVRWPRLAGADLLVPVLARAEQDGIRVGFLGGQETMHVELRRVVARDFPQLVVSGYWAPDPSEVDDRARSDELAEQVRHSRTDLLVVGLGKPRQEVWIQEHGEQTGARVLLAFGASADFLAGQVKRAPAVFRETGMEWAYRLAMEPRRLAHRYLVDGPVALSRLVR; encoded by the coding sequence ATGGAACGCGATCTCGACCTGTCATTCCCGCCCGCCCACGGGGCGACGCTGTCCGACGACGACGCGCCGTCGACGTGGACGCCGCCGACCCGCCCGACCAAGCACGGCATCCGCACCAGCCCCCGTACCCGGCAGCTGCTGGGTTCTCGCAGCGCCGCCGCGGCGGCCGGCGTCTGGCGTCACCGCCCGGCTCACGAACCGCAGTCGCTCCCTCGCCCTGCGCCATCGGGAGACGACCCCGCAGAGCCGGCGGGAAGCGAACTCCGACCACCGCTGCGCTGGGCCCGGGCCACCGTCACGGTCGCCGGCTTCGACGTGCACCTGCGCGCCTACGACGGTGTCGTCGACGAGATCGGCGAGGCCTCTGTGCGGCGGTTCGGGCCGGTGATGGCCGTCGCGTCGGCCAACCTCGACCACGTCTACCACTTCGGGCGCGGCGGTCTGGCCGCGCCCCGTGCCATGGCCGACACGGGCGTGCTGACGTGGCTGACCCTGCTCGACGGCATCCCGATCGTGGCCGTCGTGCGCGGTCGCACCGGGGTGCGCTGGCCGCGTCTCGCGGGCGCTGACCTGCTGGTTCCCGTGCTAGCGCGGGCCGAGCAGGACGGCATCCGCGTCGGTTTCCTCGGCGGTCAGGAGACCATGCACGTCGAGCTGCGGCGCGTCGTCGCCCGAGACTTCCCGCAGCTGGTCGTGTCCGGCTACTGGGCGCCCGACCCGTCCGAGGTGGACGACCGGGCCCGCAGCGACGAGCTCGCCGAGCAGGTCCGCCACAGCCGCACCGACCTGCTCGTCGTGGGTCTCGGCAAGCCCCGTCAGGAGGTCTGGATCCAGGAGCACGGGGAGCAGACGGGGGCGCGCGTGCTGCTCGCCTTCGGCGCGTCCGCCGACTTCCTGGCCGGCCAGGTGAAGCGGGCCCCGGCCGTCTTCCGCGAGACCGGCATGGAGTGGGCCTACCGCCTCGCGATGGAGCCGCGCCGCCTGGCCCACCGGTACCTCGTCGACGGACCCGTGGCGCTGAGCCGGCTCGTGCGATGA
- a CDS encoding glycosyltransferase family 2 protein — MVTARHPTRREVVNVGIAIVTYNNSRDILSLCASMNLDAEKLVTRILVVDNGSSDDTVAVARGIPGVRVIVNEANAGFAGGVNVALHALGDEVDAVAVLNPDAVVAPGALRELAAALTDPSVGVAVPRVTEPDGEAAYSLRREPGILTALGDAAVGSRLRRRPAWLSDTLWDPRAYEHDHDVDWASGAAWMVARDVVGCVGPMDERYFLYSEEVEYARRVRRHGWRVRYVASAEVAHVGGASGRSAALDALRAMNRVKDYRSCHLLLPSLVFGAVVVGHQAVRSSRGTYADVTRLLLRPRSWRMPAREFVAWASR; from the coding sequence ATGGTGACAGCACGGCATCCGACCCGTCGCGAGGTGGTCAATGTCGGAATTGCCATCGTGACCTACAACAATTCACGGGACATTCTTTCGCTGTGCGCTTCCATGAATCTTGACGCCGAGAAACTCGTCACTCGAATTCTCGTCGTCGACAACGGGTCATCGGACGACACCGTCGCGGTCGCGCGGGGAATTCCCGGCGTCAGGGTCATCGTGAACGAGGCGAACGCCGGCTTCGCGGGCGGGGTGAACGTCGCCCTGCACGCGCTGGGTGACGAGGTCGACGCCGTCGCCGTACTCAACCCGGATGCCGTCGTGGCCCCCGGCGCGCTCCGCGAGCTGGCGGCGGCGCTGACAGACCCCTCAGTCGGCGTCGCCGTCCCCCGTGTCACCGAGCCCGACGGGGAGGCCGCGTACTCACTGCGGCGGGAGCCCGGCATCCTGACTGCCCTCGGCGACGCCGCCGTGGGCAGCCGGCTGCGTCGGCGCCCGGCGTGGCTCAGCGACACGCTGTGGGACCCGAGGGCCTACGAGCACGACCACGACGTCGACTGGGCGTCGGGAGCGGCGTGGATGGTCGCCCGTGACGTCGTCGGCTGCGTCGGCCCCATGGACGAGCGGTACTTCCTCTACTCCGAGGAGGTCGAGTACGCCCGCCGTGTCCGCCGGCACGGCTGGCGCGTGCGCTACGTCGCGTCGGCCGAGGTCGCCCACGTCGGCGGGGCGTCCGGCCGCTCGGCCGCCCTCGACGCCCTTCGCGCGATGAACAGGGTCAAGGACTACCGCTCGTGCCACCTCCTGCTCCCCTCCCTCGTGTTCGGCGCCGTCGTCGTCGGGCACCAGGCCGTGCGCAGCTCCCGCGGTACCTACGCGGACGTGACCCGGTTGCTGCTGCGGCCCCGGTCGTGGCGGATGCCGGCCCGCGAGTTCGTCGCGTGGGCCTCACGGTGA
- a CDS encoding glycosyltransferase has protein sequence MTASTRPVVAIASVVVPAHDEATVIDRLLESLTRDGAPLRVVVACNGCHDHTADRARAHAARSSVVDVTVVDIDRPSKAAALRAAERLDLPLPRLFVDADVVVTSAAAVAVAEALRSGPALAARPPLRYDTEGADVWVRAYYRARSRTPALTSSLWGAGFYGVGEAGRARWGEFPDVGADDLFVDSLFSPDEVTIVDTDPVVVRTPRGVGALLRVLQRVHSPSHRTTDAGAAGWPGAPNRSSAGSSRSSLGAVVRANARRPAHAADLVVYVGLSVLARIGLRVMRTRTTWHRDNSSRR, from the coding sequence GTGACCGCCTCGACCCGGCCGGTGGTCGCCATCGCGTCCGTCGTCGTCCCCGCCCACGACGAGGCGACCGTCATCGACCGGCTGCTCGAGTCGCTCACCCGCGACGGCGCACCGCTGCGTGTCGTCGTGGCCTGCAACGGCTGCCACGACCACACGGCCGACCGGGCCCGTGCTCACGCCGCGCGCTCGAGCGTTGTCGACGTCACCGTCGTCGACATCGACCGGCCCTCGAAGGCGGCGGCCCTGCGCGCGGCCGAGCGGCTCGACCTCCCGCTCCCCCGCCTGTTCGTCGACGCCGACGTCGTCGTCACCTCGGCCGCGGCGGTCGCCGTCGCCGAGGCGCTGCGCAGCGGACCGGCCCTCGCCGCCCGCCCCCCGCTGCGTTACGACACCGAGGGCGCCGACGTGTGGGTGCGCGCCTACTACCGGGCGCGCAGTCGCACCCCCGCACTCACCTCGTCGCTGTGGGGCGCCGGCTTCTACGGCGTCGGCGAGGCCGGACGCGCGCGGTGGGGCGAGTTCCCCGACGTCGGCGCCGACGACCTCTTCGTCGACTCCCTCTTCTCCCCCGACGAGGTCACCATCGTCGACACGGACCCAGTGGTGGTGCGCACACCCCGCGGCGTCGGGGCACTGCTGCGCGTGCTGCAGCGGGTGCACAGCCCGAGTCATCGCACGACGGATGCCGGCGCCGCCGGTTGGCCCGGTGCGCCGAACCGGTCGTCGGCGGGGTCGAGCCGCAGCTCGCTCGGCGCCGTCGTGCGCGCCAACGCCCGGCGACCCGCCCACGCGGCCGACCTCGTCGTCTACGTGGGCCTGTCGGTTCTCGCGCGAATCGGGCTGCGCGTCATGCGAACTCGGACGACCTGGCACCGCGACAACTCCAGTAGGAGATGA